A window of Blautia argi genomic DNA:
GGTGCGGAAACAATGAGATGGAAATGTTTGTGGACGAGAGATGTTGGGTGACAAAGCCTTCTGAGGTGCGGGATTATCTCTTTATGTACGAGCGGGTGATTCCTGAGGTGTTAAGAGAATACGACCCACAGACCTTCTACTGGCCGGCAAGCCCGTCCTCAGGCGGTTCCTTTGATAACCCCAACGACCCGGATAGAGGAGATGTGCATTACTGGCAGGTATGGCATGGAAATAAGCCGTTTTCCGAGTATCGGAAGCACTTCTTCCGCTATGCCTCTGAGTTTGGTTTCCAGTCTTTTCCATGCAAGAAGACCATTGAAACCATTTCCGATGACCCGGAGGACTGGAATATCTTTTCCTATGTCATGGAGAAGCACCAGAGAAATTACGGGGCAAACGGAAAGATTATGAATTATCTCCAGCAGACGTATCGCTATCCGGGAGAATTTGACACCCTTTTGTACGCTTCCCAGCTTTTGCAGGCAGACGCCATTCGCTACGGCGTGGAGCATTTCAGAAGAAACCGGGGCAGATGCATGGGGGCTGTGTACTGGCAGTTAAATGACTGCTGGCCTGTGATTTCCTGGTCTTCTATTGATTACTGGGGACGGTGGAAAGCCCTTCATTACTATGCAAAGCGTTTCTTTGCCCCTGTGATGATTTCCTGTCAGGAGGAAAGCTGGCTGACCCAGGAAGCCAATATGAACCGCCAGCATTTTGTATTTGAAAAATCCATTACCTTAAATGTGACAAATGAAACTTTAAAAGACAGAGAAATCCTGGTAAAATGGCATCTTAGAAATGCCAGTGCAGAAATTCTGGAGGAGCATGAGGAAACGGTTTCTGTACCTGCGCTGACCAGTGTATGGCTTGACAAAGTGGAACTTCCGGAAGTGGACGTATTTAACCAGTATGTGAGCTTTGAGGCATGGGAACAGGGAGAAAGAATCTCTGAGGGAAGTGTGATTTTCTCTTATCCGAAATACTTTAAGTACAAAAACCCAAACCTTAACGTTAAGATAGAGGGAGATACTATTACTGTGACAGCAGATGCTTATGCAAAGAGTGTGGAAATTTTAAATGAGTATGAGGATCTGGTGTTGTCAGACAATTATTTTGATTTGAACGGGGACAGCAAAACCGTGAAAATATTAAGAGGTGTACCGGAAAATATCAGAGTACGCAGTGTTTATGACATTCGATAAGGAGGAACTTAAAATGGGAGAAACAAACAAAAAATATCTGATTGACACAGAGGAAAACAGACAGTTTTTAAAAGAAATCAATGAAAACTTATTAAGCTTCGGACATAGATTCCCGGCTCCGGGAGGAAGCTCTTATTATCTGGGCGATGACGGAACTCCCTGGAAAGAGAGAAACCGTGAAACCTGGATTACTTCCCGTATGGCACATGTATACAGTATCGGAACCTTCCTGGGACATGAAGGAAGCAAAGAGCTGGCAGCAGCAGCCATCAAAGGCTTAAAAGGCGAACTTCACGATGATAAAAATGGCGGCTGGTATGCAGGACTTACTGCAGAGGGAGAGATCCTGCCCAACAAACAGTGTTATGCCCATGCATTTGTAATTCTGGCAGCGTCTTCCGCAGTGCTGGCAGGCGTAGAAGGCGCAAAAGAACTTCTGGAGGACGCTTTAAAAGTCTATGACCTTCGTTTCTGGAATGAAGAAGAAGGACTTTCCTGCGATACCTGGAACACAGAATTTACCGTATTAGATGATTACCGCGGCTTAAATGCCAACATGCATACCGTAGAGGCTTTCCTTGCAGCAGCAGACGTGACAGGTGATGAAAAATACCGCAAAAGAGCAGGCAGAATTATTGACCGTGTGCTGGTATGGGCTTCTGACAACAACTGGAGAATTCCGGAACATTTCACAAAAGACTGGGCAGCAGATTTGGAATGCAACAAAGAGCAGCCGGCAGACCAGTTTAAACCATACGGTGCAACACCGGGACATGGTATTGAGTGGGCAAGACTGATTACCCAGTGGGCATTGTCTGCACATAAAGACAACAGAGAAGACGCTGCAAAATACATAGAAGCAGCAGAAAATCTCTTTAACCGTGCAGTAAAAGACGCATGGAATGCAGATGGCGCGCCGGGAATCGTGTACACTACAGACTGGGAAGGAAAACCAGTGGTACACGACAGAATGCACTGGACTCTGGCAGAAGCCATTAACACCTCCGCGGTGCTGTACCATGTGACAAAGAAGGAAAAATACGGGGAAGATTACGCAGAGTTTATGAAATATCTGGACGAAAAGGTGTTAGACCATGTAAATGGCTCCTGGTTCCACCAGATGAACGAAAAGAATGAAGTCATCGGAACCGTATGGCCGGGTAAATCCGACATTTACCATGCCCTTCAGGCAACTCTGATTCCATACCATACGCCGGATTTATCCATTGCTCCGGCAGTAAAAAACAAACTGACTGTTTAAATTTTACAAAACACTTGTAAAAGCAGGGCGAATTGATTACAATACTTCTGTTGTCCAATAACAAAACAATGTGGAGGAAAGATAGAATGTTGGAAAAACTATTCAAACTGCGCAAGAACGGTACAGACGTCAAGACCGAAGTGCTTGCCGGAATTACCACTTTTATGACCATGGCGTACATTCTGGCTGTCAATCCAAGCATTATGGCAGAAGCAGGCATGAATCAGGGCGCTGTGTTTACTGCAACGGCTCTGGCAGCTCTTCTGGGTACGTTGTTTATGGCATTTTTTGCCAATTATCCTTTTGCCCTGGCGCCGGGAATGGGCTTGAATGCCTACTTTGCCTATACGGTTGTGCTGGGAATGGGATATTCCTGGGAAACAGCCCTGACCGCTGTTTTTGTAGAAGGCCTGGTATTTATTGTTCTTTCTCTAACCAATGTGCGGGAGGCGATTTTTAATGCAATTCCCCAGAATTTAAAGGCAGCGGTAAGTGTGGGAATCGGTTTATTTATCGCTTTTATCGGTCTGCAGAATGCAAAAATTGTCATTGGGGGTTCTACCCTTTTACAGTTGTTTTCTGTAGAAGCTTATAATGAAGTAAATGGAGTGAAGGCTTCCTTTAACGATGTGGGAATCACGGTGCTTCTGGCAGTTATCGGAATTTTAGTCACCGGCTATCTGGTGATTAAACAGGTAAAGGGAAATATCCTGTGGGGGATTCTGATTACCTGGATTCTGGGGATTCTTTGCCAGTTTGCAGGCATCTATGTGCCGAATCCGGAGC
This region includes:
- a CDS encoding AGE family epimerase/isomerase, translating into MGETNKKYLIDTEENRQFLKEINENLLSFGHRFPAPGGSSYYLGDDGTPWKERNRETWITSRMAHVYSIGTFLGHEGSKELAAAAIKGLKGELHDDKNGGWYAGLTAEGEILPNKQCYAHAFVILAASSAVLAGVEGAKELLEDALKVYDLRFWNEEEGLSCDTWNTEFTVLDDYRGLNANMHTVEAFLAAADVTGDEKYRKRAGRIIDRVLVWASDNNWRIPEHFTKDWAADLECNKEQPADQFKPYGATPGHGIEWARLITQWALSAHKDNREDAAKYIEAAENLFNRAVKDAWNADGAPGIVYTTDWEGKPVVHDRMHWTLAEAINTSAVLYHVTKKEKYGEDYAEFMKYLDEKVLDHVNGSWFHQMNEKNEVIGTVWPGKSDIYHALQATLIPYHTPDLSIAPAVKNKLTV
- a CDS encoding NCS2 family permease, encoding MLEKLFKLRKNGTDVKTEVLAGITTFMTMAYILAVNPSIMAEAGMNQGAVFTATALAALLGTLFMAFFANYPFALAPGMGLNAYFAYTVVLGMGYSWETALTAVFVEGLVFIVLSLTNVREAIFNAIPQNLKAAVSVGIGLFIAFIGLQNAKIVIGGSTLLQLFSVEAYNEVNGVKASFNDVGITVLLAVIGILVTGYLVIKQVKGNILWGILITWILGILCQFAGIYVPNPELGFYGLLPDFSNGLSVPSIAPIFGKLDFSGIFSLNFVVVVFAFLFVDMFDTIGTLIGVSSKAKMLDEEGKLPNIKGALMADAMATTLGAVMGTSTTTTFVESASGVSEGGRTGLTSVTTAVLFGLSLFLSPIFLAIPSFATAPALVVVGFYMLTNVTNIDFNDISEALPCYICIAAMPFFYSISEGISMGVIAYVVLNLMTGKAKEKKISLLMYVLAILFVLKYLLL